Genomic segment of Clostridium sp. Marseille-P299:
AATATAACCATTACAAGTATTATTAGAGAGAAGGGAAACTATGTTTTTTAAGTCGAAATATTTGAAAGAATTGGATGCATTATTACAGCAATTGAAAATGAACCAAGAAAATAATTATAAAGATGCGGCTCAGGAAGATTTTCAAAAGTTTTCAAAACGTCTAGAAGAGCTTAAAAGCCAAGGTTCATTGAAAGAAAAAGATTATATGTATTACTGCAATCTAAAGAATCAGTACGCATCGACACTTAAAAATTATACACATAAGGATCAAAAATGTAGTTGGTAGTTACTCTTTTCTTAAATAAAATTCAACCTTGTATGTTAAAAGGTGCTATGTTAGTAAATACAATTATTATTACATTTTATGCCCCGTGGGTGCAATCTTTAAAAGAGAAGAGAATGATTTTAAAAAGTTTGATGAGTAAAGCAAAGAATAAATTTAATATTTCAATTGCCGAAGTCAAACATCAGGATAACCATAAGATAATAGTGCTTGGAATTGCATACATTGCAGCAGATAATGCACAAGCAGATAGTATATACGAAAATATAATATCATTTTTAGAAACCGCATCAGATGCAGAAATAACGGATATTAGCCATGATTGGTATCGAAGTGGTGAGTTATAAAGAAATGATAGTTATATTAGGACGATAAAATGAAATGGAACAGTATAATTGATAATTTTCATATCAAGTATACTGTTCCGTTTTTCAGTTATAGTCAAAGTACAAGATGCAAAGTACAAGATGTAAAGTGAAAGATGTAAAGTGAAAGATGTTCCGCTAAGGATTCCCATGATACACTAAGGAAGTGAGTCACTTTATGACAATACAGCTGCATGTGATTATATTATTTATATAACATTAATTTGACTTTACTTTAACGATAATGCCTAAATCGGAAATACTGCTGTTAGCTTGAATTGTTTGATTATAATCCACTGGTGTAATAGTGATTTTGTTTTGTTTCATTTTTGCTGTGCAATTCCAGTTATCCTTAATCTCAGCATTACTTTGAAATTCTAATTTAAGGGTCCAATTCTCAATCGGTATTGAGGTAATATTTTTAAGCGTAATTCGGTACAAATAACACTTGCTTCCTGATTCTTCCCAGGATGTATCAAGTAAGATCGAAGGTTGAATAGAATCACTAACAGTTATTTTTTTAATGAAATCATCTATATCCGCTGATTCAGTTGTAGAAGTAGATGAATTATTTTTAGGAATATCGGTAGGAGTTGGCGTTACTTTAATGGAAGATGTATTTTTATTTGCGGTTGTATTATCAGAAGAATTATTATCTTGATTTGCATTAGAACCAAGATTATCCGTTCCGCTAAGCATAGATTTTAACCATTTTCCACTATCAGAAAGATCTTCATCCAAAAAGCCTGATGTTTTTTTACAAGAACTTTTTATAATTGCAGAGCTTTCACTTTTGTTCGAAAGGTTCCACGCAATGTAACTTACCTTATGTTGATCCATCAAAGCGACCCATTTATTTGCTTCCTCTGTATTAATTAATCCGTTTCCCGAGGCATCGCATATACCGTACTCGCTAACAAAGACAGGAAGACCACTTTCAATTGCCGAAACCATTTTGTTTCTCAAATTATCACGATGTGTATCTGCGTAAAAATGTAAGGCATACATTATATTATCATACTCCGTTATTGGTGATTGTGCAGCTATGTCAACATCTTGTGACCATGTTGGGGTACCAACTATTATAATGGCATCAGGAGCATTTTTACGGATGGCAGGAATGACTTGTTTTGCATAAGATTTAATGTCCGCCCAAGTAGTGCTACCATTTGGTTCATTACATATTTCATATAAAATATGCGGATCATTTTTATATTTCGATGAGATTTCATCAAAAAACTCAATCGCATCCTTTACGTGGGTTAATGGATTTCCATCACTTAAAATATGCCAGTCAACTATTACATAAAGGTCTAAATCTTGTGCGATTTCAATCCCTTTATTAACAATTGATTTTAGATTCTTTTTCTGTGCTTCATTGCTTGAACAGTATCCATTATATTCTTCTGTATACATGGCTAGACGAAGAACATTCATATTCCAGTCATTTTTAAAGGATTTAAATGCATCCATGTTGATGTATTCTGGAAACCAACCAAGTCCGTGAGAGCTTAGACCTTTTAATTGTATCGGATTATTATTTTCGTCACATAGATTAGTTCCGTTTACATGCAATTGTCCGTAATAATCTAGAGTGGAAGTCTTAGTTTTATTTTTTGAAGCTGAATTATTTTTAGATTCTGTATTATTCATTGAAGTTCCACTATCCTTTGAAGTTTCAGTAGTATTTGAACTCGTGTTGTTTTTATTATCAGTATTATTATGTACATTAGAAGTAGTATTTTCGTCCGTGCTTGTAATGATATCAGAGCTTATTTCATTTTCTTCATTCTGATTGGCACTAGAATTTGAATCAGTATTAGAATTCAAATTATTGTTCGAATTTTTATCATTACTCGGCTCAGTTAATTCATTTGATTCGGGTGTTTGTAATGAACTCTTCTCTTCGGTAACTATAGTAGGCTCTATTTTAGAATCAGTCATTTTAGATTGGCATCCCGTTAAAATAAATAAAGATAGTATGATAAAGTATTTAGTTAAATTCCATTTTCCTTTCATTGATAACCTCACATTAAAATTGATTTACACTTTTAGTATAAACAATGACTGTAAAAATGCAATACTAACTAAAATTGTAAATGCTTACAAAGTATTAACATATATACCCTGGGATAAATTGAAAGGAAAATCAAAATGCACAAAATAGATAGTCTTTTAATTAGTTCAGAATATATACAAATATACATTTTTAACAAAAAATATGTTTTTGATAAAGAATTATTGTATTAGATTTTCGTCAATGTTATAATTTTTAATGTAGTTACATTGAAAATGAACAAAAGAAGACAACAAGGAGGAGACTAATATGAAAGCGATTTCAAAAAAGCGAATCATTTCCATATTAATGATTGTATTTCTATTATTTAGTTCAGTTTCTGTCAGCAATGTACGGTTTGTGCAGGCAGCATCCGACGAATCATTAATTATGGTAGATGATTTACTAGAGAGTGAAAATGAAACACAATCTACAAATGAAGATGCAACAGAAGAAGATGTTGTAACGAACGAAGATGTAGAAGAGGTTGTAACGGAAGAAGATGTTGCAACAGAAGAAACAACAACTGAGAATACAGGAGATATTCAAAGCGTTGAAGTGGAAGAAGTGGAAGTAAAGGTTGCATCTGGGGGTGCTATCATTAATGGAAACCTTACTACTTGGGATGCTAGCGCTATTGTAGCTGCAAGTGAAAAAGACAATGGATTAACACTTCATGGTTCAGGTTGGACTGTAAATGAAGCTAAGGATGATCTATTTTTTACGGATAATTATCCAGTAAAAGGACCAAATGCTAAGGCAGGTAGTGATAAAGCAAAAACTGATGGAATAAATGCAGATAAAACTATTCCAGATTCAGGTTGCTATATTTCCTATGAAGCTACAGAAGATGGAAAGTTATCATTTTATGAAAAAACTGGTAGTGGTAAAACTTTTTATATCGTTGGTAGCGATGGTACAGTAGAAGTATTAAAAAACGAAACAAAAGTAAGTACATATGATATAGTGACTGTTGATGTAAAAGCAGGTGTGACCTATTATGCTTATCTTGGGGCTGGAACAGCTCAAGTTTGGCAAGTAATATTTGAAAAAGCTCAAAAAACAGAATGGTCAGCACAAGATTTAATCAACAATGGTGGTCAGGATGATAATGGATTAATTATCCGTGGAGAAGGCTGGTCACAAAACGATGCTTCAGACGCTTTAAGTTTTGCGGATGGATTTCCTGTAGCAGGACCTAATGCAAAAGCTGGTAGTAAAAAGGCTCAAACAGATGGTTCAAATGCAAAAGGAAGCATTCCAAATGGAGGATGCTATTTAGAATATACTGCAAGCAAAGATGGTACATTTGCTGTATATACTAAAATAAACAAAGATAAAACATTTTGGGCTGTTGGAAACGATGGTTCTAGTAAAGATATTCCAAATAATACAGGTGCAAGTGCATATGAAATCGTTGAGATTCCTGTTACAGCAGGAGTGACATATTATTTCTATCAAGCAGAGTCTACAGCGCAATTTTGGAAAGCAATTTTTAAAGATGTGCAACCAGTAACTCCTTGGGATGAAGTAGCTACACCAGTAATCAATGACGTTACTGTAAATGATGAAGGAAACTTTGTGGTAGATTTTACAGCTGTAATTGATAGTGCAAAAGGTGCTGAAAATCTTAAGATCACAATGCTTTGTAATGGACTTGAAGTAACAACAGTTGATTTAACTTTCCAAAATGACGAAGTTGTTATGACTCCATTAAGTAATGGTGACTATACATTCTATGCAACAGCGCAAAGAGCAGGTTACCCAGACAAGAAGAGTGAAAGTTTTAATTATCCAGGTTACGTACTAGCAGTTCGTAAACCAGTAATCGAATTAGTACAAGGAAATGAAGATGGATCAATCTATGTTGATTGGATGAACATTCCTGATGCTAATAAGTATAAAGTAGAATATAAGAAAACTACAGATGCTGATTATACAGTAGCTGTAGAAGAAACAACAGATGGACATGCAACAATTGCAGGAAATCATGAATCAGGTTCCTATGATATTAAGGTTTCTGCAATAAGAGAAGCAGACAATTTTGTAGCAGTTTATGAGAATACTTATGAAGTATCAAAAGAGTATCAATGGCATTTTGCAACGATTGGTTCTGCACAAGAAACAAATGCGGAAATCAAAGATGGCGATACTGTATTAGAGACAGTGGAATTATCTTCAAAGGATACTGCTGCTGAAAAGAAAAATGTAGTTGATGCAACTGATGTAACGAATACAGACATGACAATTGTAATGAATGGATCTACAAGTGGTAAGATTTCAGATGGTGAAGAAGGTTTTTCATATTATTATACAATGATTGACCCTAACACAACAAACTTTGAACTTACTGCAACTTATAAAATTACAGATACTAGTTTAACTCCAGACAACCAAACTGGTTTTGGTCTAATTGCAACTGACATGTTAGGTATTAACTATTATGGAAGTCCTGACTACGGTCACAAATATTTCAACTCTATATCAAATCAGTTATATAGTGCAAAAGGTAAAATGTTAGGCCTTCGCGTGATTACAGGGTATAATTCCTTTGATACTTCAAGTAATGAAGATGTAACAAGAACAACTCATGAAGTAAGATTCAAGGAGACAACAGGAAACTTTGACCTTGGAACTACATATACATTCACATTAAGAAAAACAGATGATGGATTTTATGCACTTTTAAATGGAGAAGAGATCAAATATGATGATTTATCCGTTCTTTCTGTACAAGAAGACGGTTCTATCTGTGTAGGTTTAATGGTATCTAGAAAAGTAACTTGTGAGATATCAGATGTTAAGTTCACTACATCCGAAAGCCAAGGTGTTGGCAGTGGTGCAGATAAGGATGAAACAATTAAACCTTCATTAAGAGTATATTCAACAGGTACTACAGGTGCAAAAGAATATGAATATATCGTAGAAACATCAGCTGCTGGTGATTTAATCATTCTTGGAGCAGATGGTAGCGAAGCATACAATAAATATGTAGAAGAAAATGAAGTAGTTAAAATCATGATTCCTGTTTCAGTTGGAAAAAATGAAATTAAAACTACACTTACACCAGATAAATCTAAGACTTATACAAATTACGATGTAATTTCATCTAAAACAACTGTTGAAGTTAAGAGATATTTTGAAGAAGGAGAAGTAATTTACGTATCTCCAAATGGAAGTTCTGAAAATTTAGGAACAAAAGAAAGTCCACTTGATATTAATACAGCAGTAAAATATGCTCAACCAGGACAGTATATTTACTTATTAAATGGTACATATACAGGTAATGGAGTAACAATTGCACGTAGTGTATCTGGTACAAAAGAAAATCCTATTACTATGGTTGCCGAAACTCCAGGAAAAGTAATTTTTGAAGGACAAGGAATTCGATTAGTAGGTAGCTACTGGCATATTTATGGTATCTATGTGCATTACCCATCTGCAGTAGGTATTCAAATCAGTGGTAATTACAATACAATTGAAATGTGTACCGTAGAAGGTTCACAAAATACAGGTGTTCAGATTAGCCGTGATGGTGGTGCTGAACGTGAGAATGGTTTAAAATATTTATTATGGCCATCTTACAACTTAGTTAAGAACGTAGAATCTTTTGACAACTGTGATCCAGGTAGAAATGACGCCGATGGTTTCGCTGCTAAATTAACAAGTGGTGAAGGAAACGTATTCTACGGATGTATCGGACATAACAATATTGATGATGGTTGGGATTTATTTGCGAAAGCAATTTCAGGAAACATTGGTAAAGTAACAATCATTAACTGTGTTGCATATGACAATGGTTGGTTAACAACAGAAGATACAAGTGCACCTGGATATAGCTATGGTGAAGGTAACGGATTTAAATTAGGTGGAAATGACTTAAAAGGCGGTCACACTTTAATTAATTCTATTTCATTTAATAATGCTGCAAAAGGTATCACAAGTAATAGCTGCCCTGATAATGTTATTATAAATTCTACATCTTTTAATAATAACATTGCGGAAGGAATTGGCTACAATGTTGGATTAAATAAGAAACCATCCAATTTAATGGAATGGAAAGTAGATGGTTTAATTTCTTATAGTACTACAACAAGTACAGCAGATTTAATTCCATTCTCATTATCAAGCCCAACAAACTATATTTATAATGGAACAGCATCTTATAATAGCCTTGGTGAAATGGCAGTAGAAGATTGGTTTGTAAGCACTG
This window contains:
- a CDS encoding DUF503 domain-containing protein, translating into MLVNTIIITFYAPWVQSLKEKRMILKSLMSKAKNKFNISIAEVKHQDNHKIIVLGIAYIAADNAQADSIYENIISFLETASDAEITDISHDWYRSGEL
- a CDS encoding cellulase family glycosylhydrolase, translating into MKGKWNLTKYFIILSLFILTGCQSKMTDSKIEPTIVTEEKSSLQTPESNELTEPSNDKNSNNNLNSNTDSNSSANQNEENEISSDIITSTDENTTSNVHNNTDNKNNTSSNTTETSKDSGTSMNNTESKNNSASKNKTKTSTLDYYGQLHVNGTNLCDENNNPIQLKGLSSHGLGWFPEYINMDAFKSFKNDWNMNVLRLAMYTEEYNGYCSSNEAQKKNLKSIVNKGIEIAQDLDLYVIVDWHILSDGNPLTHVKDAIEFFDEISSKYKNDPHILYEICNEPNGSTTWADIKSYAKQVIPAIRKNAPDAIIIVGTPTWSQDVDIAAQSPITEYDNIMYALHFYADTHRDNLRNKMVSAIESGLPVFVSEYGICDASGNGLINTEEANKWVALMDQHKVSYIAWNLSNKSESSAIIKSSCKKTSGFLDEDLSDSGKWLKSMLSGTDNLGSNANQDNNSSDNTTANKNTSSIKVTPTPTDIPKNNSSTSTTESADIDDFIKKITVSDSIQPSILLDTSWEESGSKCYLYRITLKNITSIPIENWTLKLEFQSNAEIKDNWNCTAKMKQNKITITPVDYNQTIQANSSISDLGIIVKVKSN
- a CDS encoding right-handed parallel beta-helix repeat-containing protein, whose translation is MKAISKKRIISILMIVFLLFSSVSVSNVRFVQAASDESLIMVDDLLESENETQSTNEDATEEDVVTNEDVEEVVTEEDVATEETTTENTGDIQSVEVEEVEVKVASGGAIINGNLTTWDASAIVAASEKDNGLTLHGSGWTVNEAKDDLFFTDNYPVKGPNAKAGSDKAKTDGINADKTIPDSGCYISYEATEDGKLSFYEKTGSGKTFYIVGSDGTVEVLKNETKVSTYDIVTVDVKAGVTYYAYLGAGTAQVWQVIFEKAQKTEWSAQDLINNGGQDDNGLIIRGEGWSQNDASDALSFADGFPVAGPNAKAGSKKAQTDGSNAKGSIPNGGCYLEYTASKDGTFAVYTKINKDKTFWAVGNDGSSKDIPNNTGASAYEIVEIPVTAGVTYYFYQAESTAQFWKAIFKDVQPVTPWDEVATPVINDVTVNDEGNFVVDFTAVIDSAKGAENLKITMLCNGLEVTTVDLTFQNDEVVMTPLSNGDYTFYATAQRAGYPDKKSESFNYPGYVLAVRKPVIELVQGNEDGSIYVDWMNIPDANKYKVEYKKTTDADYTVAVEETTDGHATIAGNHESGSYDIKVSAIREADNFVAVYENTYEVSKEYQWHFATIGSAQETNAEIKDGDTVLETVELSSKDTAAEKKNVVDATDVTNTDMTIVMNGSTSGKISDGEEGFSYYYTMIDPNTTNFELTATYKITDTSLTPDNQTGFGLIATDMLGINYYGSPDYGHKYFNSISNQLYSAKGKMLGLRVITGYNSFDTSSNEDVTRTTHEVRFKETTGNFDLGTTYTFTLRKTDDGFYALLNGEEIKYDDLSVLSVQEDGSICVGLMVSRKVTCEISDVKFTTSESQGVGSGADKDETIKPSLRVYSTGTTGAKEYEYIVETSAAGDLIILGADGSEAYNKYVEENEVVKIMIPVSVGKNEIKTTLTPDKSKTYTNYDVISSKTTVEVKRYFEEGEVIYVSPNGSSENLGTKESPLDINTAVKYAQPGQYIYLLNGTYTGNGVTIARSVSGTKENPITMVAETPGKVIFEGQGIRLVGSYWHIYGIYVHYPSAVGIQISGNYNTIEMCTVEGSQNTGVQISRDGGAERENGLKYLLWPSYNLVKNVESFDNCDPGRNDADGFAAKLTSGEGNVFYGCIGHNNIDDGWDLFAKAISGNIGKVTIINCVAYDNGWLTTEDTSAPGYSYGEGNGFKLGGNDLKGGHTLINSISFNNAAKGITSNSCPDNVIINSTSFNNNIAEGIGYNVGLNKKPSNLMEWKVDGLISYSTTTSTADLIPFSLSSPTNYIYNGTASYNSLGEMAVEDWFVSTDVTVKPTRNEDGTINMHGLLELNESAPQTSGGRLDVTSDDAKSVYPEVNFVQNGEPTEPSTTPEPTSTPRPTSTPSTGSDSDNESTVSPTPQPEKVEIVSVDKNETVQSILKKDKNNSTAIIAVVTGGEKGKISVSVDVSSNKELKSGERVYVFRVDSKTGKLLSIPGGYGYKVSANGKVDLTLATEGEYVILENAPSNSVIRSIPAQVWSSMDYSVLYLDGEIGATRELKLHLPETVEIVNSLNAKPSSKAMTVAKVDYFSSNTAVATVSKDGVITAKSNGKAVIVTKVTFASGKVKTMKRTIVVKEPSVRFNIAKTTLKTNETIDYSVKGLGYPTDKVEVSVQNNGVLELVDGKIKAVKAGSAVVTAKYGDVTVKTEITVK